In Thermotoga sp., a single genomic region encodes these proteins:
- the ffh gene encoding signal recognition particle protein, which translates to MFENLQEKLSRVFKNLSGRGKITEKNVKDAVREVKLSLLEADVNYKVVKEFVNHVLQKALGEEVLKSLTPDQQFIKIVRDELIRIMGEKNEPLRLIHRPAPIMMVGLQGSGKTTTCAKLAKLLKKEGRNPLLVAADLYRPAAVDQLVKLGEQVGVNVVHDYNKSPLEIVKEGIQEAERIGRDVLIVDTAGRLHIDEDMMKELEDIKSILNPDEILLVVDAMMGQDAVNTAKVFDERLDLTGFVVTKMDGDARGGVILSIKYVTGKPVKFIGTSEKLDGLESFHPDRVANRILGMGDMLSLIEKVERELNQEKMKKSAEKFLKAEFTLEDFKEQLQEMKKLGPLSSILEMLPRAPKVDVEMSEKELKKIEAIINSMTIEERRNPHILNASRKRRIARGSGTTVQDVNKLLKSYEQMRILMKRMKKGKFKIPFGF; encoded by the coding sequence ATGTTCGAAAATCTTCAAGAGAAACTTTCCAGGGTTTTCAAAAACCTTTCCGGACGTGGAAAGATAACGGAGAAGAACGTGAAAGATGCTGTCAGGGAAGTGAAACTTTCCTTGCTGGAAGCTGACGTCAATTACAAAGTTGTGAAAGAATTCGTCAACCACGTTCTCCAGAAAGCACTTGGCGAAGAGGTACTCAAGAGCCTGACACCGGATCAACAGTTCATAAAAATCGTAAGAGACGAACTGATCAGGATAATGGGTGAAAAAAATGAACCTTTGAGACTGATCCACAGACCTGCTCCCATAATGATGGTGGGACTTCAGGGTAGTGGCAAGACGACCACGTGTGCGAAACTCGCAAAGCTCCTCAAAAAAGAGGGAAGAAACCCTTTGCTCGTTGCGGCCGATCTCTACAGGCCCGCTGCCGTGGACCAACTTGTGAAGCTTGGAGAACAAGTAGGAGTGAACGTGGTTCATGACTACAACAAGTCACCTCTTGAGATCGTGAAAGAGGGCATACAAGAGGCAGAAAGAATCGGAAGGGACGTTTTGATAGTTGATACGGCAGGACGTCTTCACATCGACGAGGATATGATGAAGGAGCTCGAAGACATAAAGTCCATTCTCAACCCCGATGAGATCTTACTCGTTGTAGATGCGATGATGGGACAAGATGCGGTCAACACTGCCAAGGTCTTTGACGAAAGACTCGATCTTACAGGATTTGTTGTGACGAAGATGGACGGTGATGCAAGAGGCGGAGTGATCCTGTCCATAAAGTACGTGACCGGAAAACCTGTCAAATTCATAGGAACGAGCGAAAAACTCGACGGGCTGGAATCCTTTCATCCAGACAGAGTGGCCAACAGGATCCTCGGAATGGGAGACATGCTTTCTCTGATAGAAAAGGTTGAAAGAGAGCTCAATCAGGAGAAGATGAAGAAGAGTGCCGAAAAGTTTTTGAAGGCGGAATTTACTCTGGAGGACTTCAAAGAACAACTTCAGGAGATGAAAAAACTGGGGCCGCTCTCTTCTATTTTAGAGATGCTTCCGAGGGCCCCGAAGGTGGACGTTGAAATGAGTGAAAAAGAACTGAAGAAGATAGAGGCCATCATAAATTCCATGACCATCGAGGAAAGGAGAAACCCTCACATTCTGAACGCGAGTCGAAAGAGAAGAATCGCCCGTGGAAGTGGTACCACCGTTCAGGATGTCAACAAGCTCCTCAAAAGCTATGAACAGATGAGGATCCTCATGAAGAGAATGAAGAAGGGAAAATTCAAAATACCATTCGGATTCTGA
- a CDS encoding acylphosphatase encodes MKALKIRVEGIVQGVGFRYFTRRIARTFGIKGYVMNMDDGSVFIHAEGEERKLRQFLNEVSKGPPAAVVTNVSVEETVPKGYGDFTIRYY; translated from the coding sequence ATGAAGGCACTGAAGATAAGAGTTGAAGGGATCGTACAAGGAGTGGGGTTTCGCTATTTTACCAGGAGGATCGCCAGAACCTTTGGTATAAAGGGCTACGTGATGAACATGGACGACGGCTCCGTTTTCATTCACGCCGAGGGTGAAGAGAGAAAGCTCCGTCAGTTCTTGAACGAGGTCTCGAAAGGTCCCCCAGCGGCCGTTGTGACGAATGTGAGTGTTGAAGAAACGGTTCCGAAGGGATACGGAGATTTCACAATCAGGTATTATTAA